One stretch of Streptomyces sp. NBC_00443 DNA includes these proteins:
- a CDS encoding SDR family oxidoreductase: MTTILVTGGTGTLGRLVSERLRADGHDVRVLSRHAQPYAVDLRKGGPGLDVALEGVDTVVHCASSPGGGDEKAAAHLIAAARRAGVGHLVYISIVGVDRVPYGYYKSKLAVEKLIEESGLDWTVLRATQFHDLLVRVLGMLSKLPVLLLPARVKDQPVEVAEVADRLAELAIAAPAGRVEDMGGPEVRTFDSLARAYLQATGRKRAVVSLPLRGKGYEGFRSGGHLAPGHAVGKGTFEEYLGRRFGGGRGL; this comes from the coding sequence ATGACCACGATCCTGGTGACCGGCGGTACCGGAACACTCGGCCGGCTCGTCAGCGAACGGCTGCGCGCCGACGGGCACGACGTGCGGGTGCTCAGCAGGCACGCCCAGCCGTACGCCGTCGATCTTCGCAAGGGCGGCCCCGGCCTGGACGTGGCGCTGGAGGGCGTGGACACGGTCGTGCACTGCGCGAGCTCGCCGGGCGGCGGCGACGAGAAGGCGGCGGCGCATCTGATCGCGGCGGCACGCAGGGCCGGGGTGGGGCACCTGGTCTACATCTCGATCGTGGGCGTCGACCGGGTGCCGTACGGCTACTACAAGTCCAAGCTCGCCGTGGAGAAGTTGATCGAGGAGTCGGGCCTCGACTGGACCGTGCTGCGCGCGACCCAGTTCCACGACCTGCTGGTGAGGGTGCTCGGCATGCTGTCGAAGCTGCCCGTCCTGCTGCTGCCGGCCCGCGTGAAGGACCAGCCCGTCGAGGTCGCGGAGGTCGCGGACCGCCTCGCCGAACTGGCCATCGCCGCCCCGGCCGGGCGGGTCGAGGACATGGGCGGCCCCGAGGTGCGGACCTTCGACTCACTGGCCCGGGCGTATCTGCAGGCCACGGGCCGGAAGCGGGCGGTGGTGAGCCTGCCGCTGCGGGGCAAGGGGTACGAGGGGTTCCGCTCGGGCGGCCATCTGGCGCCGGGGCATGCGGTGGGGAAGGGGACGTTCGAGGAGTATCTGGGGCGGCGGTTCGGGGGCGGGCGGGGGCTCTGA
- a CDS encoding RNA polymerase sigma-70 factor codes for MTTATADEFETHRPRLFGLAYRILGSADEAEDTVQDAYLRFSGADRDVIEYPGAWLAKVVTNLCLTRLTSARAQREQYVGPWLPEPVVTSDGTLGPLESAEQRDAVSMAMLVLLERLTPTERAVYVLREAFAYGHREIAEALELTEANCRQLYQRAVQRVGEERSRFESTPERQEELVRSFLTAARDGDLGGLEKLLAADVVWSSDGGGKVSAARRPIEGRDKVFRFLAGATRTFLAGVDFTAVEINGSTALAVWEGDTLLTVVAFELRDGLIAHAWAMVNPDKLDFVRRQLARA; via the coding sequence ATGACGACCGCCACCGCCGACGAGTTCGAGACCCACCGCCCCCGGCTGTTCGGCCTGGCCTATCGCATCCTGGGCTCCGCCGACGAGGCCGAGGACACCGTCCAGGACGCGTACCTGCGCTTCAGCGGTGCCGACCGCGATGTGATCGAGTATCCGGGGGCCTGGCTCGCCAAGGTCGTCACGAACCTCTGTCTCACCCGGCTGACCTCGGCGAGGGCCCAGCGCGAGCAGTACGTCGGACCCTGGCTGCCCGAGCCGGTGGTCACCTCGGACGGCACGCTCGGGCCCCTGGAGTCCGCCGAGCAGCGGGACGCCGTGTCCATGGCGATGCTGGTGCTGCTGGAGCGGCTCACCCCGACCGAGCGGGCCGTGTACGTGCTGCGCGAGGCGTTCGCATACGGCCACCGGGAGATCGCCGAGGCGCTTGAGCTGACCGAGGCCAACTGCCGGCAGCTGTACCAGCGGGCGGTGCAGCGGGTGGGTGAGGAGCGGTCGCGGTTCGAGTCGACTCCCGAGCGGCAGGAGGAACTGGTCAGGTCGTTCCTCACAGCGGCCCGCGACGGGGACCTCGGTGGACTGGAGAAGCTCCTCGCGGCCGATGTCGTCTGGTCGAGCGACGGCGGCGGCAAGGTCTCGGCGGCCCGGCGGCCGATCGAGGGCCGGGACAAGGTGTTCCGCTTCCTGGCGGGTGCGACGCGGACGTTTCTGGCCGGCGTGGACTTCACAGCGGTCGAGATCAACGGCTCGACCGCGCTGGCCGTCTGGGAGGGCGACACGCTGCTCACGGTGGTGGCCTTCGAGCTGCGGGACGGGCTGATCGCGCACGCGTGGGCCATGGTGAACCCGGACAAGCTGGACTTCGTACGCCGTCAGCTGGCGCGGGCGTAG
- a CDS encoding riboflavin synthase: MFTGIVEELGQVTAVETLDDACRFRLRGPVVTEGAKHGDSIAVNGVCLTVVDHEDDEFTADVMAETLNRSSLGVLTVGSRVNLERPTAVGSRLGGHIVQGHVDGTAEVLDRKPSENWEIVKISLPAELSRYVVEKGSITVDGISLTVVDAGPDYFTVSLIPTTLDLTTLGLKQPGDPVNLEVDVIAKYVERMLGDRVSSERVSPERVSADRVSSEGATAQ; this comes from the coding sequence GTGTTCACCGGAATCGTCGAAGAGCTGGGCCAGGTCACGGCCGTCGAAACCCTCGACGACGCCTGTCGCTTCCGACTGCGTGGCCCCGTCGTCACCGAAGGCGCGAAGCACGGCGACTCCATCGCCGTCAACGGCGTATGCCTCACGGTCGTCGACCACGAGGACGACGAGTTCACCGCCGACGTCATGGCCGAGACCCTCAACCGCTCCAGCCTGGGTGTCCTCACCGTCGGCTCCCGCGTCAACCTCGAACGCCCTACCGCCGTGGGATCCCGCCTCGGCGGCCACATCGTGCAGGGCCACGTCGACGGCACCGCCGAGGTGCTGGACCGCAAGCCCTCCGAGAACTGGGAGATCGTGAAGATCTCGCTCCCCGCCGAGCTCTCCCGGTACGTCGTCGAGAAGGGCTCCATCACCGTCGACGGCATCAGCCTCACCGTCGTCGACGCCGGACCCGACTACTTCACCGTCAGCCTCATCCCCACCACCCTCGACCTGACCACGCTCGGCCTCAAGCAGCCCGGCGACCCGGTCAACCTCGAGGTCGACGTGATCGCCAAGTACGTCGAGCGGATGCTGGGCGATCGGGTCTCCTCCGAGCGGGTCTCCCCCGAGCGGGTCTCCGCCGACCGGGTCTCCTCCGAAGGGGCGACGGCTCAGTGA
- a CDS encoding nicotinamide mononucleotide transporter family protein: MNSLNSEAFALFGQHILWSDMVGNLFGLAALALGWRRSIWTWPVQFLAGLILFGAFYGHLTGSAGKQAVVMLVALFGWWQWQRGKGQGEDGHIAVRFATWRERGAMVAAAAAGTVAVALLFKAYPTLSWDPWPDAYIFVGTIVAMYAQARGMVEFWFAWLLVDLVGVPLNFANGYAFSGFVYVIYGALVLWGMRDWWLRSRTDARPVMEGAPA, from the coding sequence GTGAACTCGCTGAACTCCGAGGCCTTCGCCCTCTTCGGCCAGCACATCCTCTGGTCGGACATGGTCGGCAACCTCTTCGGTCTGGCCGCCCTCGCCCTCGGCTGGCGGCGCTCCATCTGGACCTGGCCCGTGCAGTTCCTGGCCGGCCTGATCCTCTTCGGCGCCTTCTACGGCCACCTCACCGGCAGCGCCGGCAAGCAGGCCGTCGTCATGCTCGTCGCCCTGTTCGGCTGGTGGCAGTGGCAGCGCGGCAAGGGGCAGGGCGAGGACGGCCACATCGCCGTACGGTTCGCCACCTGGCGCGAGCGCGGGGCGATGGTCGCCGCGGCCGCCGCCGGCACCGTCGCCGTGGCGCTGCTCTTCAAGGCGTACCCGACCCTGTCCTGGGACCCCTGGCCCGACGCCTACATATTCGTCGGCACCATCGTCGCCATGTACGCGCAGGCGCGCGGCATGGTCGAGTTCTGGTTCGCCTGGCTGCTCGTCGACCTGGTCGGCGTGCCCCTGAACTTCGCCAACGGCTACGCCTTCTCCGGCTTCGTCTACGTCATCTACGGCGCACTCGTCCTGTGGGGCATGCGCGACTGGTGGCTGCGCTCCCGCACGGACGCGCGGCCCGTCATGGAAGGAGCGCCGGCATGA